Below is a window of Streptomyces genisteinicus DNA.
GGCGATCGTCACCGCGATGGTGAGCATCCCCGTGATCACCGGGATGCGGCGGGACGCCCCCGGCGAGCCGTAGAGCACGGCCGCGTAGAAGAGGTCGGCGTACATCAGCACCGTGGCGAGGCTGCCCGGGGTGAACAGGTCGAAGAGCATCACCGCGGTGCCGGCCAGCAGGGCGGTCCGCGGCATCGTGCGGCGCAGCAGCTCCAGGGCGGACATGGCGGCCAGCGGGGGCAGGGCCGCCCAGCCGGGCAGGGGCGCCTGGTAGCCGTTGGTGTGGAGGCCGAACGACCAGAGCACCAGGCCGCCGAGCAGACCGGTGACCGCGATGAGGACGTCGTCGCGGTGGGGGCGGGGCAGGGTCACCGTCCCATCAAACACGCAGCGGCCCGCCCGGTGCCTCACCGTGCGGTCGGAGGCGCCACTACATCGAAGGATGCAGCACCACTTCGTCACTCGCGACGACGACCGTGCGGCCCCGGGCGGCCACGCTGGAAGCGTACGAGAGGAGAGCCGCCGTGATCGTCACGCTGATCATCGTCTGCGAGATCGGGTTCTGGGTGCTGCTGGCCGCCGGACTCGCCGTCCGCTACCTGCTGCGGATGCCCCGGACCGGAGCCGCCCTGCTGCTGTGCGAGCCGCTGCTGGAGGTGGTGCTGCTCGTGGTCACGGCGATCGATCTGAAGAACGGGGCCGACCCGAGCTGGCGGCACGGACTCGCGGCGCTGTACATCGGCTACACCGCCGGCCACGGCCACCGGACCGTGAAGTGGCTCGACGGCCACGCCGCCCACCGCTTCGGCGGTGCGCCGCCGCCCCCGAAGCCGCCCCGGTACGGCATGGCCCGCGCCCGGCACGAGGGCCGTGTCTGGCTCGGCACGGTGACCGCGGCGGCCGTCGCCAGCGGCCTGTTGCTGGCCGCCATGTGGTACGTGGACGACCCCTCGCGCACCGGCTCGCTGGAGAGCTGGATGCACGCCGCCTGGCGGGCCGCCGGCATCCACGGGCTGATCGCGCTCAGCTACGCGGTGTTCCCGAAGAAGGGCTCCGGCTCCGGCCCGGCGCCGGAGCGCGAGCCGGTACGCGTCGAACGCTGAGCCCCCGGGGGGCGGACCGTCGCGGTGCGCGGCCGCGGCCTGGAGAGCCCCGGCTCCCCGCCCGACGGCCGGGACGCACCGTCCCGGGGCCGGCGACCGGCCCCGGGACCGTTGTTCAGCGCTCGCCGCCCGGCACCCACAGCACGTCGCCGACCGCCTTGTTGGCGGTCCTCGCCAGGATGAACAGCAGGTCGGACAGGCGGTTGAGGTAGGTGGCGGTCAGCGCGTTCATCGTCTCGCCGTGCACCTCCAGCGCCGCCCAGGTCGACCGCTCGGCCCTGCGGACCACGGTGCACGCCTGGTGCAGCAGGGCCGCACCCGGGGTGCCGCCGGGCAGGATGAAGCTGCGCAGCTTCTCCAGCTCCTCCAGGAAGCGGTCGCAGTCGGCCTCCAGCTTGTCGACGTAGGACTGCTCGACCCGCAGCGGCGGGTACTCCGGGTCGGGGACCACGGGGGTCGACAGGTCGGCGCCGACGTCGAACAGGTCGTTCTGCACCCGGACGAGGACCTTCACGACCTCCTCGTCCAGCGCCCCGAGGGCGATCGCCGTGCCGATGACGGCGTTGGCCTCGTTGGCGTCGGCGTACGCCGAGATGCGCAGGTCCGTCTTGGCGGTGCGGCTCATGTCGCCGAGGGCGGTGGTGCCCTGGTCGCCGGTGCGGGTGTAGATGCGTGTCAGGTTGACCATGCGGCCAGCGTAGTGACGCCGCGGCCCCGCGGAACACCCGTGTGCCCGCCGTCACGGGGACGGCGGCCGGCGCGCCCCGCGGCCGTCGCCCGCACGCCGTCGCCCCGCCGGCGGGCGGCGGAACGGCACGGCGTGCGACCGCGCGCCCGGCCGGCCGCGGCGGGCGCGAAGGCACCCGGCTCGGCCGTCCGTGGCGCCCGGCCGTCCGGCCGGAGTGTGATGTCCGCCATGTGGGACGTGACGCGCGTCTCTTGGCGGTCACAGGGCCCCTCACGGGCGCTAACCTCCGGCAGAGAGCGCACATGTAAACAGTTGTTAAGGGGTGCAGCAGTGGCCAGGAAGCTCGCCGTCATCGGGTCCGGACTCATGGGCTCCGGCATCGCACAGGTCTCGGCCCAGGCCGGCTGGGACGTCGTGCTGCGCGATGTGACCGACGAGGCCCTGACCCGCGGCCGCGACGGCATCAAGGCGTCGTACGACCGGTTCGTCGCCAAGGGCAGACTCGAAGCGGGCGACGCCGAGGCGGCGTTGGGCCGCATCACCACGACGACCGACCTGGACGCCGTGGCCGACGCCGACATCGTCGTCGAGGCAGTCTTCGAGAAGCTCGAGGTCAAGCACGAGATCTTCCGGACGCTCGACAAGCTCGTCCGCCCGGACGCCGTCCTCGCCTCCAACACCTCCGCCATCCCGATCACCAAGATCGCGGCGGTCACGGAGCGCCCGGAGCGGGTCGTCGGCACCCACTTCTTCTCGCCGGTCCCGATGATGCAGCTGTGCGAACTGGTCCGCGGCTACAAGACCAGCGACGAAACCCTCGCCACCGCGCGGGAGTTCGCCGAATCCGTCGGCAAGACCTGCATCGTCGTCAACCGCGACGTCGCCGGTTTCGTCACCACCCGGCTGATCTCCGCCCTCGTCGTCGAGGCGGCGAAGCTGTACGAGTCGGGCGTCGCCACCGCCGAGGACATCGACATCGCCTGCAAGCTCGGCTTCGGGCACGCCATGGGGCCGCTGGCCACCGCCGACCTGACCGGCGTCGACATCCTGCTGCACGCCTCGAGCAACATCTACACCGAGTCGCAGGACGAGAAGTTCGCACCGCCGGAGCTGATGCGCCGGATGGTGGACGCCGGTGACATCGGCCGCAAGAGCGGGCAGGGCTTCTACAAGCACTGACGCGAATCGACCGATTCGATATCGCCCGTGAGGGTGAATTCGGTATCGGTTCGCTTACAGGCAGCAACCCCACCGCATGTACGGCAGTCAGTTGTTGCAAGACGGGGTACCGACGACACGGGGCAGATCACACTTTCTCTCGGGGAGCGCATATGCACATCAGGGGCGACCACGCCGAACTGGTCGTCGGGGGCCGCCTCGACGTCCGCAGCGCGGCGGACGCCCGTACGGTCCTGCACTCGGCGGTCGACGACGGCGTGGGCGACCTGGTGCTGGACCTGACGCACCTCGACTCCTGGGACGCCACCGGGCTCGGGGTCATCATGGGCGCGCACCGCAGAGCCGGCCGCTGCGGCCGCCGGCTGGTGCTGCGCGGCGTGCCGCCGCAGATGCAGCGGCTGCTCGTCGCCACCAGGCTGCACCGCATCCTGGCGATCGAGGGCGGCATCGCGGCCGAATCGCTTCCGCGCGTCTGACACCCCGCCCCGCCGGCTCCCTGCCGGCGGCGGGGCCGGCGGGAGCGGGGCGTCCGTCCGCGGCGCGGTCTCCGGGCGGTGCCGGGGTGCGGCGGGGTCTCCGGGCGGTGCCGGGGTGCGGCGGACGACGGTCGGAAAGCACGGCGTACCGGGCCGCCACGGGACCTTCGCGGTACGAGCGGCACCAGCGGCGCGAACGGTACGAGGAGGGCAAACCTCCCAAGACCGTGACGTCCCCGGCGGTGCGGGAACCCACTGTTCCGCGATCCCCGAACAGCGTCTAGGGTTCGATCGCCCGCCCTTGTGCAGGACCCGTCAGGCGGGCACCGGACCGAAGCGACGGCGAGCGTGCCCGGAGGCCGGAGGGCGACGAACGCGCCGGCTGCGGCCCCGGGATCCGAGTGATCCCGGCGGAGCGAGGCCGGGCAACCGCATGTGGGGACATTCACCATGGACAATGACAGCTTCGGCGACTCGGCCGGACACGGGCGGCCGCCGCGCGACGCCATGAAGCAGGCCGTGCCGTCCGCCCCGGCGCCCGTGCGCACGGTCCAGCTGGTCTCCGGCGACTATCTGCTCACCGTCAACCCCGTCGACGGCAGCGAGATCGAGCTCTGCCCGCCGGGCGACGTCCCCGGCCGCCCCGTCCGGCACACCGCCGCCGAGCGCGCCGAGGCGGCCCGCGCCGCCCAGCCGCCCGTCCCCGCCGGGCCCGCGGCGCCGCGGCTGTCGCTGCTGGAGCGGGACGAGCCGCGCGCCCGCCTCGTCCGGCTGCTCGGGCAGGGCCGCTCGGTCCGCCTCACCGGCCCGGCCGGCTCCGGACGCACCGCGCTCCTCGACGCCGTCGCCGAGGAGTGCGCCCGGATCGCCCCCGACGGCGTCGTCCGTCTCAACGGCCTCCACCGCACCCCCGGCGAACTCCTCCAGGAACTCTTCGCCGCGGTGTTCTCCGTCCCCGGACAGCGCCTCGACCGGATCGCCCTCGCCGGCTTCGTCCGGGACATCGGCGCCGTCGTCGTCCTCGACGACCTGGAGTTCGGCGGCGCCGCGCTCGACGAACTCCTCGACGCCGCGCCGGAATGCGCCTTCCTGCTCGCGGCCACCCCCGAGGTGGCCGTCCCCTCCGCCGACTCGCCGCTGGAGGAGGTCGTCCTCGACGGACTCGGCCGGGCCACCGCGCTCGACCTGCTGTCCCGGGTCGTGGGCCGTCCGCTGACCGAGGAGGAGTCCAACTGGGCGGGGGACCTCTGGTTCGAGTCCGAGGGGCTGCCGCTGCGCTTCGTCCAGGCCGGGGCGCTGCTGCGCCAGTGCGACGACCTGCGCGGGGACCCGGAGGCGTTCGAGGAGTTCGCCCCCTTCGACGCCGCGCAGGGCAGGGACGTGCCGCTGCCGACGCTGGGGGAGGGGGCCGCGCCCGCCCCGCTGCTCGCGTCCCGTCTCGGCGAGTCCGCCCGGGCGACGCTCCGCTTCGCCGTCGCGCTCGGCGGCGAGGTGCCCCACCAGGCGCACCTGCCCGCCCTCATCGGCGACACCCACGCCGACGCGGCGCTCGGCGAGCTGATGTCCTGCGGCCTGCTCTCGCCCGCCGGACCGCGCTACCGCCTCGCCGCCGGAGTCCTCGCCCAGCTGCGCGAGAAGGGGTACGACGAGGACGCCACCCGCCACGCCCACACCGCGGCCCAGCACTACACCTGGTGGGCCGGGCACCCGTCGGTCACGCCCGCGCGGGCCGTCGCCGAGGCCGACGCCCTGCTGGCCTCGCTCGCCGCCCTGGTGCCCGCCGGTGACGCCGGGCACGCCAGCGCGGCCGTGCTGCTCGCCCGCAGCGCCGCGCCCGCCTTCGCGGCCGGACGGCACTGGGGCGCCTGGGAGCGGACCCTGCGGATCGGCTCGGAGGCCGCCCGGATCGCGGGCGAGGTCGCCGAAGACGCCTACTTCCACCACGAGTTGGGCGTCCTCGCGCTCTGCACGGGCAATCCGGACCGGGCGCGCGCGGAGCTGGAGGCCTCCATAGGCATGCGCGGGGCCCTCGCCGACAGGAACGGCACGGTCGCGGGGCGCCGTGCGCTGGCGCTCGTCGAGGACCGCACCCAGGGACTCGCGCCGAAGCCCGAGACACCGGCCGCCCGCCCGGAGGGGCCGCAGTCGCCGCCCCGCGGGGTCCCGCTCGCGCTTCCGGCGGGGGCGGCCGCCGGGGCCGCCACCGCCAGGCTGCCGCGGACACCGGCCGAGGACACGCCGCCGGTGACGGGCCCCCTCGCCGCGAGGACCCCCGGCCGCGGACCCGCACGCCTCCCCGGTCTCCTCGGCGGAGCACGCCGCAATCTGGTCGCCGTGGGCACGGGGGCCGTCCTGGCGGCCGTTCTCGGTACCGTCGTCACGCTGGGTGCGACCTCCGGCTCGGACGAGGAGACGCCGGCCGAAGGCGTACGGAACGGCCAGCAGACGGACGACGGAGCCGACGACTGGGGCACGGACGAGCCCGTGCCGGCCGGCGAGCCCTCGGGCACCTCCGACGGCAGGAACACCGCGAAGCCGTCGCCCTCGGCGCCGGGATCGACGGGCACCCCGTCCGCGGGCACGACGGCCCCGGGGCCGCAGCCCTCGACGAGCTCGTCCCGGCCGGGCACCGGGCCGTCGCGCACGACGGCCCCGCCGACGTCGAAGCCGACGACGCCGAAGCCCACCCCGACGCGCACCACGCCGACCCCGACGGCGTCGTCCTCGCCGTCGGCGGGCAACCCGACGGATCCGCCGTCGTCGCCCAGCCCGTCGGGCGGACAGACCTCCTCGGGCGGCTCGCCCACCACCCCGCTCGACCCCTCCTGACGGCTCGCCCCGAGACACGGAACCGCGCGGCCGGTGACGGACGCGCGGTTCGCGGAGGCGTGCCCCGCCGCGCCACGGGCGCGGCGGGGAGGCGGGTCAGAAGAGGCGGAGCTTGTCGTCCTCGATGCCGCGCAGCGCGTCGTAGTCGAGCACGACGCAGCCGATGCCGCGATCCGTGGCCAGCACCCGCGCCTGCGGCTTGATCTCCTGGGCCGCGAACACGCCCTTGACCGGCGCCAGATGCGGATCGCGGTTGAGCAGTTCCAGGTAGCGGGTCAGCTGCTCGACGCCGTCGATCTCGCCGCGCCGCTTGATCTCGACCGCGACCGTGGCGCCGTCCGCGTCGCGGCACAGGATGTCGACCGGGCCGATGGCCGTCGGGTACTCGCGCCGGATGAGGCTGTAACCCGCTCCCAGTGTCTCGATCCGGTCGGCCAGCAGCTCCTGGAGGTGCGCTTCCACGCCGTCCTTGATGAGGCCGGGATCGACGCCCAGTTCGTGGGAGGAGTCGTGCAGGACCTCTTCCATCGTGATGATCAGTTTCTCGCCCGCTTTGTTCACGACGGTCCACACGCCGTCGTCGCCCTCCTTCAGCGCGCAGGGCGGCGACATCCAGTTCAGTGGTTTGTACGCCCTGTCGTCGGCGTGGATGGACACACTGCCGTCGGCCTTGACCAGGATCAATCGGGGGGCGGACGGCAGATGGGCGGTGAGCCGGCCCGCGTAGTCCACGGAGCAGCGGGCGATGACGAGGCGCATGGTCGGCAACGCTACTCGACTGCCGCCCCGGCGCGCGATTCGCCCCGGAAGCCCCCTTCTTATTTGGCCGGTTGTGTTCCCAATCTCCTGGTGCGACCAAGACAGCGCACTTACCGTGGAAGCGGGAGGTCGCCGGTCGTGCACGCTGCGTCGTCTTACGTCTTTCGTATGTCGTCGTTTCGCCTGCTGTCTCCCTCCATGCCCGTAAGACCCCTTTTACGGGGTCGCGAGAGGAGAACCCATGTCGCTCGACGTCTCACCGGCTCTGTTGGAACAGGCCGAGCGAGGCGAGGTCGACGAAGCAGCCTTCGTCGACTGCGTCCGGACCTCCCTGCCCTTCGCATGGGAGATGATCAGCTCGCTGGTGGCTCAGCTGAAGGTTGACGGCGGGGAGTTCGCCGACAACCAGACGCCTCCGCCCAACGAGCAGGCACGTGGTCAGCTGCTGCGCGCACTCGCGAGTGACGCGATTCGCGGTGCGCTCCAGCGGCACTTCGGTGTGCGTCTGGCATTCCAGAACTGCCACCGCGTCGCGGTGTTCCCGCTGGACCCGTCGGCGGACGAGCGGCTCGCCCGCTTCACCTCCGTCCGGGGCCAGCTCCTCAACCAGTCGCCCGAACTGCGCGACTGCTGAGGTCTGTTCCGTACTCCGCGGCGGGGCAGTGCACGGTGTCAGGTGCACAGGTCCTCCCCGGGCCGGCGACGGTCCGGGGACGTGTCGCACGCCGGACGGGGCCCGCGAGCCCCCCACGGTCCGCACGGCGGCCCCGGCCGTCGTGGGACCGCTCCCGGGCGCCACACCCGTGCGGTGGCACGCCCTCGTACGGTTCCCGGCCGGGGCGACGGGCCCGGCCGGGCGCCACGGTGCACGGCTCACACGAGCCGGGGCAGCACCTCGGCTCCGAGCCGCCGTACGTTCTCCTCGGTGGCGGCGAGGTCGCCGGACCCCTCCGCGAGCAGGGCGAAGCGGGTGATCCCGGTCCGCTCCGCGGTCGCCGCGAGCCGGTCCGCCGCCAGACGCGGTGTGCCCACGGCGTGCAGCGAGCAGAGCATCTCCGTGTAGGCGACGGGGTCGCGCATCGCGCGGTGCCGGCCGTCCACGGTGACATGGGCGTCGAGCCCCTGCTTCAGCCATCCCGGCATGGCCTTGACCAGTGTCTCCCTCGCCTCGGCGGTGCCGTCGGCGATCTGGACCACCCCGGCCGAGACGTGTCCCGCGCCGGCCACCTCCTCCGGCGGACGGCCCGCCGCGAGCGCGTGGCGGCGCCAGAGGGCGACCATCGCGGCCTTGTCCTCGTCGCCGCAGTGCATGCCCAGCAGCATCGGAAGCCCTCGCTCCGCGGCGAGTTCCACGCTTTTCGGGGAGGTGCAGGCGACCACGACCTCCGGGCCCGTGCCGGAGCCCCCGATGAGTTCGCAGGGGCGCGGGACGACCTCGACCTCCCGGAAGGCGTACCGCTCGCCGTCCGCCCCGACACGCGGCTCGCGCAACCAGCGCAGCAGCAGATCGAGCGATTCCGGGAACCCGTGTTCGTACGCGCCGAGACCGGACCCGAACACCTCCAGATCCACCCATGGGCCCCCGCGTCCGACCCCGAGGACGAATCTGCCGCCCGAGGTCAGATGGAGCAGGGCGGCCTGCTCGCCGAGCGCCACCGGGTGCGCGCTCGGCAGCACGCTCACCGCCGTGCCGACCCGGATCCGGCGGGTGCGGCCGAGCAGCAGCGCCGCCAGCGTCACGGCGGACGGACAGATGCCGTACGGGACGAAGTGGTGTTCCGCCAGCCAGACGGAGTCCAGTCCGGCCTCCTCGGCCACCTCCGCGGACCGCACCGCGCGGTGCAGTGTCTCCCCCTGCCCCTGACCGGGGAACTGAGCCGCCAGTACGAAAGTGCCAACGCGCATTGCCTGTTGCCTCCTTGCGGCCGACGCGTCTCCCCCCTCACGGGCATCAACGCCTGACACGTGCCAAAGGCACGGCCGGACGGGAAATTGTTGCGATTTTCCGCTAACCGGCGCCGCCGGGCGGGCCGCCGGGGGGCCGGAGCCGACGGGTGCCCCCGATCCGGGCGCTTACGCTGGAGGGCGACCGCCGGCCCGACAGACGTGAGGTGAACCGTGTCCCCGCGCCGCAACCGCCCCCGTGGCGGCGACAGCCCGACCGACCGAGGCGACGAGGCCGGCAACCGGTACGGCGGCTTCGGGCGCAGCGAGTCCTGGCAGGGCGACGACTGGTCCGTGCGGCACGTCGCCGGCGCGAGCGCGGCGGGCAAGACGTACCGCTGCCCCGGCTGCGACCAGGAGATCCCGTCCGGCCTCCCGCACGTGGTGGCCTGGCCCGAGCACGGGGGCGTCGACGACCGGCGCCACTGGCACAAGGCCTGCTGGAACGCGAAGGACCGCCGCACCACCAAGGTGCAGCGGTCCCGGAACGCCCCGCGTCACTGACCGCGCGGCGAGCCGCGCGGGGCGTCCTCAGACGTCGCGGCCGTTCATCACCGCGAAGGCGCCGCCGAGCGAGACGACGGCCAGGCCCAGCATGATCCCGACCGGCGTCCAGCCCAACGGGCCCGACGATCCGGCCGAGGCGGCCTCGCCGTAGATGCCGATGAGCTGACTCGGGATCGCGTACTCCAGCAGGAACTCCTGGAGGTCCGCGAGGTTCTCGGAGAACATGAACATCGCGGCGACCAGCGGCATCAGGATGACGCCGATCATCGTGGTGATCGCGCCCGCCGAGTGCCGGATCATGCCGCCCACGCCGAGCGAGACCAGTCCGAGCGCCGCGACGAACAGGCCGACGCCGACCGTGGCGCGCAGCCACTCGTCGCCGTTCGGCTCCGCGGCGTCCACGATCGAGTGCTGCGCCAGGGCGACCAGGCCGGCGACCACGGTGGTGATCACGAACACCAGCAGGAAGAAGACGAGCGCCTTCGCCGCCAGCACCCGGCCCCGGCTGGGGCAGGCCGTCAGCGTCGTCCGGATCATCCCGGTGCCGTACTCGGAGGCGATGGTCAGCACGCCGAGGGTCACCACGCAGATCGAACCCGGCAGCAGGCCGAAGAAGCCGAGTGCCAGGGCGGA
It encodes the following:
- a CDS encoding ATP/GTP-binding protein — translated: MSPRRNRPRGGDSPTDRGDEAGNRYGGFGRSESWQGDDWSVRHVAGASAAGKTYRCPGCDQEIPSGLPHVVAWPEHGGVDDRRHWHKACWNAKDRRTTKVQRSRNAPRH
- a CDS encoding SCO5389 family protein, whose amino-acid sequence is MSLDVSPALLEQAERGEVDEAAFVDCVRTSLPFAWEMISSLVAQLKVDGGEFADNQTPPPNEQARGQLLRALASDAIRGALQRHFGVRLAFQNCHRVAVFPLDPSADERLARFTSVRGQLLNQSPELRDC
- a CDS encoding LLM class flavin-dependent oxidoreductase codes for the protein MRVGTFVLAAQFPGQGQGETLHRAVRSAEVAEEAGLDSVWLAEHHFVPYGICPSAVTLAALLLGRTRRIRVGTAVSVLPSAHPVALGEQAALLHLTSGGRFVLGVGRGGPWVDLEVFGSGLGAYEHGFPESLDLLLRWLREPRVGADGERYAFREVEVVPRPCELIGGSGTGPEVVVACTSPKSVELAAERGLPMLLGMHCGDEDKAAMVALWRRHALAAGRPPEEVAGAGHVSAGVVQIADGTAEARETLVKAMPGWLKQGLDAHVTVDGRHRAMRDPVAYTEMLCSLHAVGTPRLAADRLAATAERTGITRFALLAEGSGDLAATEENVRRLGAEVLPRLV
- a CDS encoding STAS domain-containing protein, with protein sequence MHIRGDHAELVVGGRLDVRSAADARTVLHSAVDDGVGDLVLDLTHLDSWDATGLGVIMGAHRRAGRCGRRLVLRGVPPQMQRLLVATRLHRILAIEGGIAAESLPRV
- a CDS encoding 3-hydroxyacyl-CoA dehydrogenase family protein, whose protein sequence is MARKLAVIGSGLMGSGIAQVSAQAGWDVVLRDVTDEALTRGRDGIKASYDRFVAKGRLEAGDAEAALGRITTTTDLDAVADADIVVEAVFEKLEVKHEIFRTLDKLVRPDAVLASNTSAIPITKIAAVTERPERVVGTHFFSPVPMMQLCELVRGYKTSDETLATAREFAESVGKTCIVVNRDVAGFVTTRLISALVVEAAKLYESGVATAEDIDIACKLGFGHAMGPLATADLTGVDILLHASSNIYTESQDEKFAPPELMRRMVDAGDIGRKSGQGFYKH
- a CDS encoding ABC transporter permease, coding for MTTSYQQPGAPSYASPIPVRGAHLGDALASEWTKIRSVRSTMWTLGVMILLMIGIGLGVAALISSAGDAAEMGEESALALGFFGLLPGSICVVTLGVLTIASEYGTGMIRTTLTACPSRGRVLAAKALVFFLLVFVITTVVAGLVALAQHSIVDAAEPNGDEWLRATVGVGLFVAALGLVSLGVGGMIRHSAGAITTMIGVILMPLVAAMFMFSENLADLQEFLLEYAIPSQLIGIYGEAASAGSSGPLGWTPVGIMLGLAVVSLGGAFAVMNGRDV
- a CDS encoding ATP-binding protein; translation: MDNDSFGDSAGHGRPPRDAMKQAVPSAPAPVRTVQLVSGDYLLTVNPVDGSEIELCPPGDVPGRPVRHTAAERAEAARAAQPPVPAGPAAPRLSLLERDEPRARLVRLLGQGRSVRLTGPAGSGRTALLDAVAEECARIAPDGVVRLNGLHRTPGELLQELFAAVFSVPGQRLDRIALAGFVRDIGAVVVLDDLEFGGAALDELLDAAPECAFLLAATPEVAVPSADSPLEEVVLDGLGRATALDLLSRVVGRPLTEEESNWAGDLWFESEGLPLRFVQAGALLRQCDDLRGDPEAFEEFAPFDAAQGRDVPLPTLGEGAAPAPLLASRLGESARATLRFAVALGGEVPHQAHLPALIGDTHADAALGELMSCGLLSPAGPRYRLAAGVLAQLREKGYDEDATRHAHTAAQHYTWWAGHPSVTPARAVAEADALLASLAALVPAGDAGHASAAVLLARSAAPAFAAGRHWGAWERTLRIGSEAARIAGEVAEDAYFHHELGVLALCTGNPDRARAELEASIGMRGALADRNGTVAGRRALALVEDRTQGLAPKPETPAARPEGPQSPPRGVPLALPAGAAAGAATARLPRTPAEDTPPVTGPLAARTPGRGPARLPGLLGGARRNLVAVGTGAVLAAVLGTVVTLGATSGSDEETPAEGVRNGQQTDDGADDWGTDEPVPAGEPSGTSDGRNTAKPSPSAPGSTGTPSAGTTAPGPQPSTSSSRPGTGPSRTTAPPTSKPTTPKPTPTRTTPTPTASSSPSAGNPTDPPSSPSPSGGQTSSGGSPTTPLDPS
- a CDS encoding cob(I)yrinic acid a,c-diamide adenosyltransferase, which gives rise to MVNLTRIYTRTGDQGTTALGDMSRTAKTDLRISAYADANEANAVIGTAIALGALDEEVVKVLVRVQNDLFDVGADLSTPVVPDPEYPPLRVEQSYVDKLEADCDRFLEELEKLRSFILPGGTPGAALLHQACTVVRRAERSTWAALEVHGETMNALTATYLNRLSDLLFILARTANKAVGDVLWVPGGER
- the nucS gene encoding endonuclease NucS, which translates into the protein MRLVIARCSVDYAGRLTAHLPSAPRLILVKADGSVSIHADDRAYKPLNWMSPPCALKEGDDGVWTVVNKAGEKLIITMEEVLHDSSHELGVDPGLIKDGVEAHLQELLADRIETLGAGYSLIRREYPTAIGPVDILCRDADGATVAVEIKRRGEIDGVEQLTRYLELLNRDPHLAPVKGVFAAQEIKPQARVLATDRGIGCVVLDYDALRGIEDDKLRLF